A DNA window from Ipomoea triloba cultivar NCNSP0323 chromosome 10, ASM357664v1 contains the following coding sequences:
- the LOC116032469 gene encoding probable galacturonosyltransferase-like 3: MASHHHHLLTTVLLFLLAAAASTEQPKFREAPAFRNGKDCPAADPSTTIHIAMTLDYSSPYLRGSIAAVLSVLQHAGCPENMFFHFLAVHRHFRDLNATIVSTFPYLNFRLYRFNPALVRHLISSSIRRALDQPLNYARIYLADLLPATVTRVIYFDSDLIVVDDVEKLWGIDLDSHVLGAPEYSHANFTPYFTPHFWSHPLFSSIFDNRNPCYFNTGVMVIDLTRWRAGGYTQKLEHWMRVQKRFRIYNLGSLPPFLLVFAGNVKQVEHRWNQHGLGGDNLEGLCRDLHPGPVSLLHWSGKGKPWLRLDSKKPCPLDGLWAPYDLFRHGSLFSDS; encoded by the coding sequence ATGGCATCTCATCACCACCATCTCCTAACAACCGTCCTCCTCTTCCTACTCGCCGCCGCCGCTTCCACGGAGCAGCCCAAATTCCGGGAAGCTCCAGCATTCCGAAACGGAAAGGATTGCCCGGCGGCGGACCCTTCAACGACAATCCACATAGCCATGACTCTTGACTATTCCTCCCCTTACCTCCGGGGCTCCATCGCCGCCGTTCTCTCCGTTCTCCAGCACGCCGGATGCCCGGAAAACATGTTCTTCCACTTCCTCGCCGTCCACCGACACTTCCGGGACCTTAACGCCACCATCGTCTCCACCTTCCCGTACCTCAATTTTCGGCTCTACCGCTTCAACCCGGCCCTCGTTCGCCACCTCATCTCCTCCTCCATCCGCCGAGCGCTCGACCAGCCTCTCAATTACGCGCGCATCTACCTCGCCGATCTCCTCCCCGCCACTGTTACCCGCGTTATCTACTTCGATTCCGACCTCATCGTTGTGGACGACGTCGAGAAGCTCTGGGGAATCGACCTCGATTCCCACGTCCTCGGAGCCCCGGAATACAGCCACGCCAACTTCACCCCCTACTTCACTCCCCATTTCTGGTCCCACCCTTTATTCTCCTCCATCTTCGATAACCGGAACCCCTGCTATTTCAATACTGGCGTTATGGTCATCGATCTCACCCGGTGGAGAGCCGGCGGGTACACCCAGAAGCTGGAGCACTGGATGCGGGTCCAGAAGCGGTTCCGGATTTACAATCTGGGCTCTCTCCCGCCGTTTCTGCTGGTGTTCGCCGGGAATGTGAAGCAAGTGGAGCACCGGTGGAACCAGCACGGGCTCGGCGGGGATAATCTGGAAGGTCTTTGCCGGGATCTTCATCCGGGGCCGGTGAGCCTCCTCCATTGGAGCGGAAAAGGGAAGCCATGGCTAAGGCTCGATTCCAAGAAACCTTGTCCGTTGGATGGCCTGTGGGCCCCATACGATCTATTCCGTCACGGGTCCCTGTTTTCCGATAGCTGA